A genomic window from Quercus lobata isolate SW786 chromosome 10, ValleyOak3.0 Primary Assembly, whole genome shotgun sequence includes:
- the LOC115965142 gene encoding uncharacterized protein LOC115965142 translates to MDCVALGKDFFLIKFYDNEDYEKVLRGGPWFVGEHFLAIKPWEPYFKASEAKFTSVAVWVKLPELPIEFYDAMVLKEIGSALGPVLRIDSFTTTGSRGSYARLCIQVDLDKPLIYSIKIGRLKQRVMYEGISSLCFCYRRIGHKKESYSYQILPKVAETVKEDNTPAPSNERKAEGQEGHRFQGDGGGAYGKLPNTEIDSDSSPNSEMRPIDLLQGGNHWNSEVHDGVATKLGGFQGPIEETGIEYDEGDSIGV, encoded by the exons ATGGACTGTGTAGCCTTAGGCAAAGACTTCTTCTTGATCAAATTTTATGACAATGAAGATTATGAGAAGGTGCTTCGAGGAGGACCATGGTTCGTGGGGGAGCATTTCCTAGCTATCAAGCCTTGGGAACCATATTTCAAGGCTTCAGAAGCAAAGTTCACATCAGTAGCAGTATGGGTAAAACTCCCTGAATTACCCATTGAATTTTATGATGCGATGGTACTGAAGGAGATTGGCAGTGCACTTGGGCCAGTTCTGAGGATTGATTCATTCACGACTACTGGTTCTAGAGGTAGTTATGCAAGATTATGTATCCAAGTGGACTTGGATAAGCCCTTAATTTACTCTATTAAAATTGGAAGGTTGAAACAGAGGGTCATGTACGAGGGAATTAGCTCTCTGTGCTTCTGTTATAGACGAATTGGACATAAGAAAGAGAGCTATAGCTACCAAATCCTTCCCAAGGTGGCCGAAACAGTCAAGGAGGATAATACTCCTGCACCATCCAATGAAAGGAAAGCTGAAG GACAGGAAGGTCATAGATTTCAGGGGGATGGCGGTGGCGCATATGGGAAACTTCCCAACACTGAAATTGATTCAGATTCTAGCCCCAATTCGGAAATGCGACCTATTGATCTGCTGCAGGGAGGAAATCACTGGAATTCTGAAGTACATGATGGTGTGGCGACCAAATTGGGTGGCTTCCAAGGACCTATTGAGGAGACTGGGATAGAGTATGATGAAGGAGACAGCATTGGTGTCTAG
- the LOC115965143 gene encoding aspartate aminotransferase, cytoplasmic isozyme 2-like, with the protein MECNLVVVDLLQENNWNWNALSFNLPSDIKDKINAIPIQLFGRKEDRLIWSLTKDGEFSTASAYKLASKDDGETDSFIGDWVWKLDTLPRIQSFFWLCHHRSIPVREMLAIRGLLEDLGFAPSGVVVLLHACAHNPTSVDPTIQQWEQITQLMRSKALLPFFDSAYQVDGGECLVAQSYAKNMGLYGERVGTLSIIQMVEEKMELELKTKVYQGHLLAKVLKDLFKYFGTLIMVIDNVICI; encoded by the exons ATGGAGTGTAATTTGGTTGTTGTTGATTTACTCCAAGAGAATAATTGGAACTGGAATGCCTTATCTTTCAATCTACCCTCTGACATCAAGGACAAGATTAATGCCATCCCCATCCAATTGTTTGGGAGAAAGGAGGACAGGTTGATTTGGAGCCTAACCAAGGATGGGGAGTTTAGCACTGCTTCGGCCTATAAGCTTGCTAGCAAAGATGATGGTGAAACTGATTCTTTCATTGGAGATTGGGTCTGGAAATTAGATACACTGCCTAGAATTCAATCTTTCTTTTGGCTGTGTCACCATAGGAGTATCCCAGTTAGGGAGATGCTTGCCATAAGAG GCCTCCTAGAAGACCTTGGTTTTGCCCCATCTGGAGTTGTAGTGCTGCTTCATGCATGTGCACACAACCCCACCAGTGTTGATCCAACCATTCAGCAGTGGGAGCAAATCACGCAGCTGATGAGATCAAAAGCATTATTGCCATTCTTTGACAGTGCTTATCAAGTAG ATGGAGGTGAATGCCTTGTTGCTCAGAGTTATGCCAAGAACATGGGACTCTATGGGGAACGTGTTGGTACCTTGAGCATA ATTCAAATGGTTGAAGAGAAGATGGAACTTGAATTGAAGACCAAAGTGTACCAAGGGCATCTTCTTGCAAAAGTGTTGAAGGATTTGTTTAAATACTTTGGAACTTTGATAATGGTTATAGACAATGTTAtatgtatttga